In Pangasianodon hypophthalmus isolate fPanHyp1 chromosome 5, fPanHyp1.pri, whole genome shotgun sequence, the DNA window attgtcattcataaaatgaaatgatttataaaacaATGGAGaattaaacagttttaaaaaatgagaaaaaaagtttttattttggaaAGAAAATCTGCACAAGTAAATAAAGCAGATAAAGGATTTCCTAAATCATTTGCATGTCCTAGACAACCAGGTACTAGCAggaaaattattgttttttatgcTGAATATGATGTCTGCATTTTCTTCTTATAGGATTAGACAACGTTGTGCAGCGTTCAGAAactctttgtgttgttttaaattGTAGGATAAGTGTTGGACACGTCAAAACTTGACCcctacatacaaaaaaaatgacctttAATAACATTACACAGGAAATGTAGTCTATTATGTCCTGCACTCTACATCTGATGTTGGCATCAGTGCAGgatgtttttattataatttctaaGGTAGTACATATTTTCAGTCTCATCTATTACAGTGCATGACCTAGAAAAATACACTGAACAACCACTTTATTATCTACAACTAACTTAGCTGAATTTCATGGCCCTCCAGACTTCCATGAGTCAACTGTAAAGTGTAATCCATCTATTAGCACTAGTGTGCACACACCAGTAATGTATTTCTGGATGGATAGTTTATGTgtaaccatgtatacaggataCATGAACTGAATTTGAATCTGTAATATAGAttagaacaaaaaaatcatttaaaaaaacccacatctgtttttaatctgtatttaacTACCTCAAActatgcatctttttttttcaagcatttcAAATTCAGCTTAATGTTCAAACAGTCTGTTCAATGGACATAAATAATAAAGGCTCTGCTCTgtgttttaaaaagcattatgtAAACctaattaaaaatctttttagaaGTGTATATTAGCATCTAGCTAATACCTGTCTTTTGGTACAACTCATGAAAGAGGGCTGTAAAAGCTAACATACCCTGCAACTGTCTCATGACTATGTAAATCATTAGTTCCAAAATGTCAAACAGTGATGGCAAACATGATGGTTATTTAtacaacagcgctgttgaattgtTGTTTccaattggtcagaaggtgttgattgagttcttataacagcacaatagtgccagctgcatggtttatattaatgcactcgtattatatgttattgtttccattgtaactacttacacagggacttgtatggtagacGCTCCAGATAAAAAAATGAGTGTAATCactaatatggtgaagttttctatgaggagacgtgtatttaacattttttgatgCAGTCgtcagtgtcagaggtaaagctgaacAAAAAActtcctttaagttttctgacacaggaaagacttcaggacagaggaatctgcaatttctctgtaaaatgaccagctgcgtggtttttttttccgtcttattaaatttaaaagagaggctggtgagggaccaagaattacaggaactaacaagttagataacaggaactaacttgttgtGCTAAAGTTCCAAACacttaaatgtaacaataaagggataaaaagtatgatgtgttgttcatgaattaataaaaaattgtaatcattggcaaattgctgtggtatagaagGAACAAAACGATTAGGGATGTGGTGTTTTGTGGGTGGTTatggcatcacaccaccccataactgattattttcctataatagcatacCCTATCATGCTTTATATGTTACTTAATGGCTTATTGGTTTTAACTAGAGTAGGTGCATCTATAACATGGCCAGTGAGATGAAGCGTCATCTCCATTTTCAGCTGCAAATATTACTAAAGTTCACTGAGCGCAAACTACAGATTTACTGGTTCAGATCACATACTGTAATACAAACAGAGTAATCTAATTAAGGGGTACAACAAAACATTCAAAGTTATTCAGTCAGTCCATATGTACTTGTACATCAGCTACCAAAGTTCCTGGTAATTAAACCTGCtgagtttttcttcagtaaaatcAAATGGATACGGTACTTCTGGTAACACACACCTATAGGCACTGAAACGCACAGTAGTCAGACTGTGTATTCCTGGATAAGTACTTTGGACTTGTTTTGTATGTTCTCTTCTTGATCCCAATAATCAGTTTACTTTTGCAGTTCCTAGCCACATCTGTTTCTGATCTAATATCTACTCAGCAGCAAAAactcacatacagtatatgcataaatatgagCAGCGAATCCCCAAATATAAAACCCTGCCATATAGTGTGCTAGATTGCTTTCATCCATTGTGCATATCAGGTTATTTTATCCTTATAATCTGCTTGACGTTTGTATTTTAAGCAAATTTCACAGTTTTAGAAAGAACCTGGAGAACCTTTGGCTAAttaaataagacagaaaataaataagcactATGCAAGTACAGTtcaatatttacagatttaaaatCAGTTACAGTAGTCCAGTAATCATCCAGAATTGTACAAATAGGCATTTTTAAAGGCTGGTCCCAATTCTGTATACaaatatcaaaacaaaaaaatatctctAAATGACACTTATCATTTGCTTGGTATTTTAAGACTTGACACCTTTGTTGTGTTACAAACCAGTGCATGAAAGGagtcttttgttttgtgtttcttcaTTGTAACAACACAGACTGTGCAAAGTCCTGAATCCAGGCTCCATTATATTTAGTGGACTCCAGAAAGTCCTAAAGTCTCTCACATTAGTGAGGTAAAAGTCTCAGGAGTAACTTTCATTCTCATTCCATATAGTCATCCATTGCTTCTTCTCAAATGGATCAAACATGATGCTTTCATCTGTAAAGTGGCGCGTCTCCTTACGGATCCTCACAGCATGGTACTTAGGAATGCTGTCATCATACTTGGAACGTTTGAAAAATCCACACTGATGgacagaatgcaaaaaaaacagttctaaaTGTCAGTGTaatgtcagtgatttttttttttgaaacttgAAACTGTGAATAAAgtttcaggagtgtgtgttattgaaaGAGCATGCTTGACAAGTGTGTATAGTATAGAACAGGACACCCAGCAAGTCACACTAGCAAAGGAACATCTTTGAAACAAAACTGtaatgaaggaatgaaagacAAGTTAGATGTCTGcttcagaaagagaaaatgcaaCAAAGCAGTGAGTGtaagaaagaaataattatTACAGATTCCAAACTTCACACAACATTCAAAAGTAAGGCACTCTGTTCACAAGAAAgcacttttctctttcttttcttcttttggcaAAGCAAAAGATGCGTTAGTGATTAaagtgttaaagctgtgtgcCACATCACACTGGGGCACTACAGTGGCCTTGTGTATTTTACCCAGGCGAAGGCCTCTAGGCCTCAGTGGAGAGCTTGTCTGTGTCTGAGGGCTGAGCATGGATCTCAGCTTTGTGATACGCTGCGTCATATTGCTCTTTTTGGGCACGCTTGAAGAAACCACACTACAGAGGGAGCAAGGTGATTGATCACTGAAAGCAATGGTAAGTGATGGTAAAGCTTGTGTTTTTGACAGAACACTTGGTCTAGATTTAAACCTGGCTGCCTTAAAaccacttattttattttaactactGAAAGCCTTAAATATGTTTGTTGTCCAAACAAAGTAATTTATGAAAATAGTTGACCTCAAATGACATCAGGATCCAATAAAAATGGTAGCGTTTATAAACCTAACCTATTTTTTAGCTAAAGGATAAATATCAAACCCCAAAACAATGCAGTCTGTTTAATTTGCTAGGCTTACCTTCCAGAGTAGAAGCACTAGCAGAGCAAGCATCAGTATTCCTGCTAGTACGGCCACTAGAATTATCCACCATGGCACTCCACCATAGTGAGCCACTGTATTTTCAGGGAAGATAGTCAATCTCACCTTTCAGAGCAGAGAAAATAACAAATTACTCATTATACAGACTTTCTGATGCAGTACAATATGTCATGAAGCTTTTTCTAATGGTTAATAGAATTAGAAGAGGTTTTAAACCGGTCTAAAGCGTATCCTAGAAACAGCGGACAGTATACCTGTGTCTCAGGATTCTTCAGCACAATGTTCTTAGCAGAAACATCAAGACTGATTGAGGCTTTCACTATCAAGTCGAGATAATTATATGAGGCATAatcctgttatagaaaaaagagagaacctTTATCATTTCAGTGCATTGTACACAAAtgatttatgcatatttatattactATGAATGTTATTTTACTTACTTCAAGGAAAGTCGTGTTCCAAAGGCGAGACCTCAGTACAATGTGCGCACTACTGTCCAGGCCCTGTAGAGGGCACTTGATGTCCACACATTTCACATCCCCAGCACATGACttagaaaatgtattaaatacaaTTAGCAATCTTCAAGCAAGATCCTTTCTACTACAAgactaatgataataataaaaagaagaatttcaAGTCATTTACCAgagttttgtattttcttttatctGTGAAAAGAGATATTTTCCTCCCTTCAGATGTCCTGCTTGGGTCCACCTGACGCTTCCTTCTGGAGAAAGTGGATCCCTGAAAGTGAAAATACTCAGTATAACATATACAGTAAGATACAGTGCAACTATTACCTTAATGTGATAGAATAGTACTTATAGGAAATAGGGTCAAATAATGAGAGTaaataagtataataataaatgaagtatTAGTGCAGGTTTGTTTATTAATCAGATCTCTACATGTgggaaatatacagtactgtgcaaaagtcttaggcacatgttaAGCAATGCTGTAGATTacatgtttctacataaaatactataaagagcagtaaacagtaataaataaaataaagtcaatatttggtgtgattaccatttccttaaaaaagtattctcaggtacaatttgtgcagttttataaggaaatgagctgtaagttttattgagcatcttgcagaaccagcaacagttcttctggagactttgactcaCACCtgattcttatttttgcagccttcattatgttttttggtctgaaaagtgtctcttatgtaatatgctgctttctttcctgacatacaaacatttttctgtaacatttaattttgtgctggaaaactaatgtttggaaatctaaaatgtttttgtactgaatcaataatgtagaaatcataaaataaaaatctataacaaagtatagagtgtctaagacttttgtacagtcCTGCATAAGCACATAGAAGAAGAGTGAGGATGCTGTACTTCAATCAGGCCATTTGGGTTGATCTCATTCTCTGGTGAGCAGGTGATCTGCTCCAGCCCTTTCGAGGTGATCTTCACCAGGTACAGAAGCCATTTCCCCAGAGCACCTTCTTTAGGCCACTGGATATTGATGGAGGCTGTGCCATATGATTTCAGTGGCTTGCCTAAATTCATTACCTACACcccaaacatttcatttttcatggttattttcatatttaatgtaattttattttatattgttttctttaaaaaaaagagcataaGCAGTCattgacatttattattagattaaataaaatgatacaaataaaatttcctGCTAATAGTATTTCTTACCCTAAATTCATATTCAATCAAACTGCCAACTTCTTCCTCTGATTTTATGGCGCTCTCTCCTCTAACATTCCCTCCAAAGTACACCTGTGAGGGCTTGGCAACCCTAATCCAGCACAAATAATTAGTTATAAAAGTTAAGTGTATACCCTGATAAAATgcagaagacaaagaaatttaatttatagtaaTAAGACAGttagtgtgttaggtttcacagatgttccttcattatgaCAAGTAACGAAAATGGTTAATGTATgtctgaaaacaacaaaacaataccagttcaaaagtttgcatctccATTTCAGagtatgatataaatattatctAATAACCTGTATGACCACTTTGCTTTTACCACTGTCTTTATCAATAAATCTTCTCACCAGCCTTGGATCCTTGCAGTTATAGTTTTTCTTCTAACTCTCCCAGGGTGCTCACCCAAACTTCACCCATTTTTCATGACATATCTGGTATACTTCTGCCACATTCATCAAATCAAATATGGAGactgacagggtcatggggaaaCCAAACTATTTTTCTGCATGGTTTGGTTTTGGATTGTTGCAGGATAtacccacatttcatttttagcattttggaattctgattttatgtatataatttgaAGTTGCCGAATACTGGGAATGCTAACTTTACCCtggaaaaggaaaaatccactaTATGTTGTATTTAATAGTACAGAAAGTAAGAGGTGACGATGATACATTACCCTTGCACTGATAGCAGAAGTTCAATCACGACTTTAGCTTTAGCCCTCACTCTCTCTAAACCCCCCTGCAGACTCGTTCTGTTGAAGAAAAAGACATGATTTAGAACCAAATAGTAAAATAGAAAAACCAGTAAAAACTTGAATCTAAACTCTATGACTAATTTACTTTATAAGAACTGACTCACGTCTCTAGCTGGAGGTCAACCTCAACCTCAGTGGTGTGGAGGGAGATCCTGGCAGTGCTCAGGATAATGTAAAAAGTGACCTAAACATGCGTAGCATATTGTTCGGTAAGAACACAGGATAAAGGAAACTATTTGTGAGTTCTAACACTCTTGAGTAAAATAACCTACCTCAGAATCTCTTTTGAATGGGTTCCCCAGTTCACAGTCTACTTGTGAgccattctgattggctgcacaGATCACGTGCTTGTCCTAATGCAAGGAAAAATTCTAGTTATTGTCTTTAATCTTACAGAAAACCACATGGTTTTCTAATTTCACTTTGTTGTTCTGTCTTTAGAATAGATCATCCtatcaaaatatttcatttacgAACCCCAAATGGTTTTACTGAATGAAGCTCTTTGTCCTACTCACTGTAGCTTTCTGAGATCTGAATCCAGAGTATGAAAGCGAATCACCAAACCATCCCATTAGTTTGGCTTCATGAGCATCATCTCCATTCCTATTCTTCACTGTTACCTCCAGAGCAATGTCCTTTTGGTCACTCAGAGATACCACTGCAATATCATTCTCCCTGTTCAACACAACAAAATATGCAAGAAGAACTGAACATTACTCAcagacatatagatagatacGGTATGAggtttatttttgcttaaaCATTGATACTTACATAGGTAATGGAGGAAATATGTCCTGGTTGGACTCTCGGTAACAGAATCTGTATTGGAGCTGCAGGTTACTCTGACATATGTTGTCAGAACCACACCCCTCCTTCAGGAAGTTCACCTGAGACAGGAAATACAAGAAGTGCTATGATTATACACACCACGTTTTGTTAATCATCATGCTGTTGGGAGTGAGTGAATATAACTCAACTAGTGGTAATGAATCTTAATGAATTCCTTTATAACAAAGCCTACATcttgttttcttcctcatatgcGATCACATTGTGAAGAATTTATTTAAGCTGCTTTCTGCCTTTCCTAATTTATCATTCACAGTATTTTTGGTAAGCTGCTGTTACTTTTCTCTTTTGTAGGATATGTACATGCAATTAAGTATTTGTATAATAATAGTCCATTTCACAAGCTGTTTAGAATTACCAATCTATAGTAACTCCTGTACACACTTACTTCAGTGGTGGTCTTGCTTGGTATATTTGAGTCCAGCACAGGCAGCAGCTCTGGTAGTGAGGTCGGACTTTTCCCTCTCCTAGCACTCTCAATGGCACAGGACACCTCGATGGGGATTGCTCTCAACTTGTCTTTGATGTTCTCCTGAGAAAGATGATTTCAGCATTCATTATAAAGTACACCTGGTTAAACGATCAGTTCAGCCTAAAATGAAGTTATCACTGAATGAAGTTCACTAAATCAGCCATGAGTTAGACTTGCAGTTTATATGATACTAATgttattagcaacattagcctctTAGCTCTTGTGCAAATCTGAAAAAgcatacatgtacatacacCCCAAATTGTTTTGGCTGATtgacaatatttaaatataatttatttttgtccaaaCAATTCCTTTTAAAggtctttataccacagcactgttgaatactCAGTTATGACTGGTCAcggggtgttgattaattttcagtaacagcagctctgactacAGTGGAGACatcaaggtttatattaatgtgcctgttataatgttgtggattctgtagtaacaacttactcAGCAACTTGTATGGCAAACTCTCCTTATAAAGGAATTTAAGAAACATGTAACTGTTGACATGTTTTCTGaaaggaggtgtttatttagcagttttggaaggagtctccagtgcaagTGCCAGtgtataacagtcagaggtaaagctgtaactttgtaaGTTTCCTGCAggaaattgtaatcgttggctgtgtaaaatgaataaaacactattgGACATGGCATTGCTGGAAAATTATCCagtttgtggtggtaacagcaTTAGactgggctgcatcacaccatccctttgctgaatattttcctaaaatatccAGTCCTGTTATTTCTTTACTTAATGATCTGACTGACTATTTGTGAGGGTCTGAGAGTGAAAAGAATACCAGATAATCCAGATTATAcagaataatacaaataataaaagagtaaaagaatATGGTGATCCCTGTTTAGTTAAATTTAAGAAAAGCATGCTTAGTATAACTGTATTTTGAAGCTTTCTGTTGGACTTGTGGATGATATGCAGCAAGTACCTGCAGTCGGAGTTTGACTTTGTGACAAGATTTCTTGTTCTGCCCTCTCAGGTCTAATGTGCCTGTAGACTGGAAATCTTGATCAGTTGGCTTTTTATCCAGGAAGGACACTCTAGAGTGCAACCCCTGCTTTCTGCGTTGTGACTCTGTCTCAAGCATGTAGGAAATGGCTGTATGGACATACACATAACATTTGTGCTTTAGTGTTGCATCAGCTCATGATGCATTTTAGGAATACTTGAAATGTCAAAATGTAGACgtcattaaacatttacagttagtgaagcatggtgaatATTTAATGCACTTGGTGAGTATCAGCGATTACATCGGGATTATAAGTAGAAGTCTCAGACTTACTCAGTTTGGGGTTGTAAGTAACAGGATTTGCTTTATAGGTAAAGCAGACTTCAACATTCAAActgtaaataacaaaatataaattacTAGTGACAAAGACACACTGGACCAGTAACAGTAACCGCGAATAAGTAATAAGGAAAAAGTGGCACTCCATATTATgcacatttatcatttataacaaCTTGTAAGTTAAGTGTCTCACCAAATACTGTTTCCACACGTTTTCTTTGTCAGGTCAATTTCCTTTGGTGTAACCTTGATTTCCTTCTTTATGCTGATGACAGGTCTGGCCCTAAATTTGATTCAATTTGATCAAATCTCAGTTTTGCTAGTGAGAGGAAGTCAGTGAGTGATTATTTGTGAAGAATATATTAATACctgtacacaaacacagcatCAGACAGAGATCCAATGGCAAGATCTGGGTAGGAGTTGTCATCCAAGTCCATGTTCCCAGCCAATGAATAGCCAAACATGTTTATGCCATGAGGTCTACCTTCCAGAATCTGTGATGGGTAAAAAGACATGTCAGTGCTGGGGTGTTTACTATATAGTAAGTACCAAAACTATAtctcctattaaaaaaaaacataaaattggaAAAATGATGGTACAAATCTTTGCACATTATTACAAAATTGTACAAAATTGCTCAAGATTGTCCATATCTCTGTTCTTTATCATAGTAATGGTGTTTTGCTCTTACAGATCATATCCATTATGAAAGCCCGTACACAGCAGAATAGAGAGAGGCAGCGGAATCAGAGGGCAGAAATTCAGACAGaggaagcgagagagagaaataactcTTGACCTGAGCTGGTTTGGTGTTAATGCCATAAGCTGATCCATGATAGATGTACACTCTACCAGAGCCTGCATCTGCATAAGGAGCACCAACTGCAATATCTGGTAGAGACAAGGGACAATTAGTGACAAAAAAAGTGTCAgtcaaaaagtacaaaaaaatataaacttgttcaaaaacacaacagtaacacagaaccaaacaaaatatgtgtaaacataatacTTAATGCTATAATGCAGagtcataaatataaataacatgtatttttttatttttactttggtgACATATAGCCACAATCATACTTTCTAAg includes these proteins:
- the itga6a gene encoding integrin alpha-6 isoform X1 gives rise to the protein MEISGLWISLSVRISLFLLLWAGASAFNLDTKNVLRKNGDPGSLFGFSLALHRQLQPVDKRILLIGAPRAKALSNQGANITGGLYSCEITTHSDDCNRIEFDNDADMRVESKENQWMGVTVQSQGPGGKIVTCAHRYQRRLFVNTPQESRDITGRCYVLSQDFSIDGQSDEDGGNWKFCEGRARGHERFGACQQGLAATFTKDYHYVIFGAPGAYNWKGIVRVEQKNNTLLEMGFYDDGPYEVGDESRLDPELVPVPANSYLGFSLDSGHNITEKGKLIVVSGAPRANHSGAVVLLRKEGEVSTMLSPEYVLEGPGLASSFGYDVAVVDLNGDGWQDIVVGAPQFFQRDGEVGGAVYVYINKAGKWSAVVPTRLNGTKDSMFGLAVDNIGDINLDSYEDIAVGAPYADAGSGRVYIYHGSAYGINTKPAQILEGRPHGINMFGYSLAGNMDLDDNSYPDLAIGSLSDAVFVYRARPVISIKKEIKVTPKEIDLTKKTCGNSICLNVEVCFTYKANPVTYNPKLTISYMLETESQRRKQGLHSRVSFLDKKPTDQDFQSTGTLDLRGQNKKSCHKVKLRLQENIKDKLRAIPIEVSCAIESARRGKSPTSLPELLPVLDSNIPSKTTTEVNFLKEGCGSDNICQSNLQLQYRFCYRESNQDIFPPLPMENDIAVVSLSDQKDIALEVTVKNRNGDDAHEAKLMGWFGDSLSYSGFRSQKATDKHVICAANQNGSQVDCELGNPFKRDSEVTFYIILSTARISLHTTEVEVDLQLETTSLQGGLERVRAKAKVVIELLLSVQGVAKPSQVYFGGNVRGESAIKSEEEVGSLIEYEFRVMNLGKPLKSYGTASINIQWPKEGALGKWLLYLVKITSKGLEQITCSPENEINPNGLIEGSTFSRRKRQVDPSRTSEGRKISLFTDKRKYKTLSCAGDVKCVDIKCPLQGLDSSAHIVLRSRLWNTTFLEDYASYNYLDLIVKASISLDVSAKNIVLKNPETQVRLTIFPENTVAHYGGVPWWIILVAVLAGILMLALLVLLLWKCGFFKRSKYDDSIPKYHAVRIRKETRHFTDESIMFDPFEKKQWMTIWNENESYS
- the itga6a gene encoding integrin alpha-6 isoform X2: MEISGLWISLSVRISLFLLLWAGASAFNLDTKNVLRKNGDPGSLFGFSLALHRQLQPVDKRILLIGAPRAKALSNQGANITGGLYSCEITTHSDDCNRIEFDNDADMRVESKENQWMGVTVQSQGPGGKIVTCAHRYQRRLFVNTPQESRDITGRCYVLSQDFSIDGQSDEDGGNWKFCEGRARGHERFGACQQGLAATFTKDYHYVIFGAPGAYNWKGIVRVEQKNNTLLEMGFYDDGPYEVGDESRLDPELVPVPANSYLGFSLDSGHNITEKGKLIVVSGAPRANHSGAVVLLRKEGEVSTMLSPEYVLEGPGLASSFGYDVAVVDLNGDGWQDIVVGAPQFFQRDGEVGGAVYVYINKAGKWSAVVPTRLNGTKDSMFGLAVDNIGDINLDSYEDIAVGAPYADAGSGRVYIYHGSAYGINTKPAQILEGRPHGINMFGYSLAGNMDLDDNSYPDLAIGSLSDAVFVYRARPVISIKKEIKVTPKEIDLTKKTCGNSICLNVEVCFTYKANPVTYNPKLTISYMLETESQRRKQGLHSRVSFLDKKPTDQDFQSTGTLDLRGQNKKSCHKVKLRLQENIKDKLRAIPIEVSCAIESARRGKSPTSLPELLPVLDSNIPSKTTTEVNFLKEGCGSDNICQSNLQLQYRFCYRESNQDIFPPLPMENDIAVVSLSDQKDIALEVTVKNRNGDDAHEAKLMGWFGDSLSYSGFRSQKATDKHVICAANQNGSQVDCELGNPFKRDSEVTFYIILSTARISLHTTEVEVDLQLETTSLQGGLERVRAKAKVVIELLLSVQGVAKPSQVYFGGNVRGESAIKSEEEVGSLIEYEFRVMNLGKPLKSYGTASINIQWPKEGALGKWLLYLVKITSKGLEQITCSPENEINPNGLIEGSTFSRRKRQVDPSRTSEGRKISLFTDKRKYKTLSCAGDVKCVDIKCPLQGLDSSAHIVLRSRLWNTTFLEDYASYNYLDLIVKASISLDVSAKNIVLKNPETQVRLTIFPENTVAHYGGVPWWIILVAVLAGILMLALLVLLLWKCGFFKRAQKEQYDAAYHKAEIHAQPSDTDKLSTEA